In Nitrospira sp., one DNA window encodes the following:
- a CDS encoding SCO family protein — protein sequence MTRTLSESQFAAHVDALAADPERHAQLTELLREDHPVYNQRGTATIVRMRGWILLALGRTRLSDSALHFVLEELDTGLDAYLVAAAARALRSYPSPTAALAPFILCAITNIRYHDEPVSFEQYGEYAVSPTGTSPVRELLATLVWLGSHARSVLHEVEALRTPQGGLPSKLWSEVGQAVEAIRGEGQVEQLGPKTCCSGQRDFGNEVSWLLDSRRGSEPVESIVFEDHAGVSLTFKDFFRGHPSIVVFFYTRCDNPLKCSLTVTKLARVQKLLEERGLADHIHTAAITYDPAFDLPHRLRGYGQNRGVRLDARHRMLRTPDGLDALRAHFQLGVNFVQSLVNRHRVEAYILDAEGRIAASFERTRWDERQVVDRTLQVLKEK from the coding sequence ATGACGCGCACGCTGTCCGAATCGCAGTTTGCGGCCCACGTCGACGCGCTCGCCGCCGATCCAGAGAGACACGCGCAGTTGACGGAGCTGCTGCGCGAAGATCATCCGGTCTACAACCAACGTGGGACGGCGACCATCGTCCGCATGCGCGGGTGGATCCTGCTCGCCCTCGGGCGCACCCGCCTGTCGGATTCCGCGCTCCACTTCGTGCTCGAAGAACTCGACACCGGGCTGGATGCCTATCTGGTGGCCGCCGCCGCGCGCGCGTTGCGGTCCTACCCCAGCCCAACCGCGGCGTTGGCCCCCTTCATCCTGTGCGCGATCACCAACATTCGTTATCACGACGAGCCCGTGTCCTTTGAGCAGTACGGTGAGTACGCGGTCTCACCAACCGGCACGAGTCCGGTGCGTGAATTGCTCGCGACGTTGGTGTGGCTCGGCTCGCACGCGCGCAGCGTTCTGCACGAGGTGGAGGCGCTGCGCACGCCACAGGGTGGGCTCCCCAGCAAATTGTGGAGTGAGGTGGGCCAGGCCGTGGAGGCGATCCGCGGCGAGGGACAGGTCGAGCAGCTCGGCCCCAAGACCTGTTGCTCGGGGCAGAGGGACTTCGGCAACGAGGTGTCGTGGCTGCTCGATTCCCGTCGAGGCAGCGAGCCAGTTGAGTCCATCGTCTTTGAAGACCATGCGGGCGTTTCGCTCACGTTCAAGGACTTCTTCCGGGGGCACCCCTCCATCGTCGTCTTTTTCTACACACGTTGCGACAACCCGTTGAAGTGCTCGCTCACGGTCACGAAACTCGCGCGGGTCCAGAAGCTGTTGGAGGAACGGGGGCTCGCCGATCACATCCATACGGCGGCGATTACCTACGATCCCGCGTTTGATCTCCCCCACCGGCTGCGTGGCTATGGGCAGAACCGTGGGGTGCGCCTGGATGCCCGCCATCGCATGTTGCGGACGCCCGACGGGCTCGACGCCCTCCGTGCCCACTTCCAGCTCGGGGTCAACTTCGTGCAGTCGCTGGTGAACCGGCACCGCGTCGAAGCGTACATCCTTGACGCCGAAGGCCGGATCGCTGCTTCCTTCGAACGCACCCGCTGGGATGAGCGGCAAGTGGTGGATCGCACACTCCAGGTCCTGAAGGAGAAGTGA
- a CDS encoding tyrosinase family protein, translating to MVVPINGISVGFFTAGRFGQPSVNNEDVTIEARIGTTLIGSVPVMVRIRKNANRLTQEERDRFVAAFAQLNNQGLGRFADFRDMHTAVSDPEAHRRPGFLPWHRAYLLDLERELQAIDPSVALPYWRFDQPAPNIFALDFLGVSDPLGTVQFSATNPLQFWTTDGVQGINRRPLNGWNPATQPGPGVRTEAQTLALGTQYPAFRTMEGNPHGQTHTRFGGSISSIPTAARDPLFFLLHCNVDRLWAKWQRQNNRFDPAQAASYDSAAATRIGHRLPDTMWPWNGITSPPRPPTASGGAMAASSSVSAPGPQPRVQDTLDYQGRVNSVARMGFDYDDVPFV from the coding sequence ATGGTGGTTCCTATCAACGGAATTTCCGTGGGGTTTTTCACCGCCGGCCGCTTCGGACAACCCAGCGTCAACAACGAAGACGTGACGATCGAAGCTCGCATCGGCACCACCCTGATCGGCTCGGTTCCGGTGATGGTGCGCATCCGAAAGAATGCCAACCGGTTGACGCAGGAAGAGCGCGACCGCTTCGTGGCTGCGTTCGCGCAGCTCAATAACCAGGGACTGGGGCGATTCGCGGACTTCCGCGACATGCACACGGCCGTCAGTGATCCGGAGGCTCACCGAAGACCAGGGTTTCTGCCCTGGCACCGCGCCTATCTGCTCGATCTCGAACGTGAGCTGCAAGCCATCGACCCGAGCGTCGCACTGCCGTACTGGCGCTTCGACCAGCCCGCGCCGAATATCTTTGCGCTCGACTTCCTCGGCGTGTCCGATCCACTCGGCACCGTCCAATTCAGTGCCACCAACCCGCTGCAGTTCTGGACGACCGATGGCGTCCAGGGGATCAATCGTCGCCCCCTCAACGGCTGGAACCCCGCTACTCAACCGGGGCCAGGCGTTCGCACCGAGGCGCAAACACTAGCCCTTGGTACTCAATATCCGGCCTTCCGCACGATGGAAGGCAACCCGCACGGACAAACTCATACGAGGTTCGGCGGTTCTATCTCCAGCATCCCGACCGCGGCGCGCGATCCGTTGTTCTTCCTGCTCCACTGCAATGTCGATCGGCTCTGGGCGAAGTGGCAACGACAGAACAATCGCTTTGATCCGGCGCAGGCGGCCTCCTATGACAGCGCCGCTGCAACCCGCATCGGCCATCGCCTGCCCGACACCATGTGGCCGTGGAATGGGATCACAAGCCCCCCACGTCCTCCGACGGCCTCCGGTGGCGCAATGGCCGCGTCGTCCAGTGTCAGTGCGCCGGGTCCCCAGCCGCGCGTGCAGGATACCCTTGATTACCAAGGCCGCGTCAACTCTGTCGCCCGCATGGGATTCGACTATGATGATGTGCCATTTGTCTGA
- a CDS encoding sialidase family protein, translated as MSAVRLLVGTRKGAFILTSDGKRKQWTVDGPRFGGWELYHLKASPADPDRLYASQTSSWFGQVIQRSDDGGKTWTPPGTKPEDLMGADGTSKGESNMFLYDGSPETGQPLTTHQWYDGTQRPWEFKRVWHLEPSMTDPDTVYAGVEDAALFKSTDGGKTWVELAGLRSAKGQLWQPGAGGMCLHTILLNTGQPDRMFVAISAAGTFRSDDAGQAWRPTNKGLRSKYELPDPDAEVGHCVHSIALHPERPQVLFMQKHWGVLRSDDAGESWQEISGDLPSDFGFPIAVHAHEPDTVYVVPITSDSEHYPPEGKLRVYRSRAGGNEWEALTKGLPQAHCYVNILRDAMAVDELDPCGIYFGTTGGQVYGSSNGGDSWAPIVRDLPAVLSVEVQTLE; from the coding sequence ATGAGCGCGGTTCGACTATTGGTCGGCACCCGCAAGGGTGCATTCATTCTGACATCGGACGGGAAGCGGAAACAGTGGACTGTTGACGGCCCCCGCTTCGGCGGCTGGGAGCTGTACCATCTGAAGGCCTCGCCGGCCGATCCGGATCGCCTCTATGCCTCCCAAACCAGCAGTTGGTTTGGCCAGGTGATTCAACGCTCGGACGACGGCGGCAAGACCTGGACCCCGCCCGGCACCAAACCAGAGGACCTCATGGGAGCGGACGGCACGTCGAAGGGCGAGAGCAATATGTTTCTTTATGACGGCTCTCCAGAAACCGGGCAGCCGCTCACCACGCACCAATGGTACGACGGCACGCAGCGTCCCTGGGAATTCAAGCGAGTCTGGCACCTGGAACCGTCCATGACCGACCCCGACACAGTCTATGCCGGTGTGGAGGACGCAGCGCTCTTCAAGTCCACGGACGGCGGCAAGACCTGGGTGGAACTGGCCGGACTGCGCAGCGCCAAGGGGCAGCTCTGGCAGCCGGGCGCCGGCGGCATGTGTCTGCATACCATCTTGCTGAATACCGGACAGCCGGACCGCATGTTTGTGGCGATCTCGGCCGCGGGCACGTTCCGCAGCGACGACGCGGGGCAGGCGTGGCGGCCCACCAACAAAGGATTGCGGTCGAAGTACGAGCTGCCCGATCCGGATGCGGAGGTGGGCCATTGTGTCCACAGCATCGCGCTCCATCCTGAGCGGCCACAGGTCCTGTTCATGCAAAAACATTGGGGGGTACTACGCAGCGACGACGCCGGCGAGTCGTGGCAGGAGATCAGCGGCGACCTGCCGAGCGATTTCGGGTTTCCCATCGCCGTCCATGCGCACGAGCCCGATACGGTCTATGTCGTGCCGATCACGAGCGATTCCGAACATTATCCGCCGGAGGGGAAGTTACGGGTGTACCGTAGCCGGGCAGGAGGCAATGAGTGGGAGGCGCTGACGAAAGGGCTGCCGCAAGCGCATTGCTATGTCAATATTCTCCGGGACGCGATGGCCGTCGATGAGCTCGATCCCTGCGGCATCTATTTTGGGACGACCGGGGGGCAAGTCTACGGTTCATCCAACGGCGGCGACAGTTGGGCGCCGATTGTGCGCGACTTGCCGGCGGTGCTATCGGTAGAAGTGCAGACACTCGAATAA
- a CDS encoding ABC transporter substrate-binding protein, whose translation MWLKSPGITGFSLLVFCTVMVLPMHIRGETPGPAQVISRFNAALIEAMRGGKELGFSGRYRLLEPVVTGAFLSPYMASVSVGGHWKTLTEEQQRQFEEIYAQWLIANYAKNFHTYAGERFEITKQSQTAGGAAVLSKLLNSQGKETEFDYRLRLTEDAWHIVDIRISGISQLANTRAQFVSVLDKNGFDELVASLKRKIREFSRSDG comes from the coding sequence ATGTGGCTCAAGTCGCCTGGCATCACCGGCTTCTCTCTTCTGGTGTTCTGCACGGTTATGGTTCTCCCTATGCACATCAGGGGTGAGACGCCAGGGCCCGCCCAAGTCATATCACGCTTCAACGCGGCACTGATCGAAGCCATGAGGGGCGGCAAGGAATTGGGGTTCAGCGGCCGCTACCGACTGCTTGAGCCAGTCGTGACTGGGGCCTTCTTGTCTCCATACATGGCGAGCGTCTCTGTGGGCGGACACTGGAAAACCCTCACGGAGGAGCAGCAGCGGCAGTTTGAAGAAATCTATGCTCAATGGTTGATTGCGAACTACGCGAAGAACTTTCACACATACGCAGGAGAACGCTTCGAGATCACGAAACAGTCCCAGACGGCGGGCGGCGCTGCAGTCCTGAGCAAACTTCTGAACTCTCAAGGCAAAGAAACCGAGTTCGATTACCGTCTGCGACTGACGGAGGATGCCTGGCACATTGTGGACATACGCATTTCGGGCATCAGTCAGCTTGCCAATACGCGTGCTCAATTTGTGAGCGTCCTCGATAAAAATGGTTTTGACGAGCTCGTCGCCTCGCTCAAGCGAAAGATTCGGGAGTTCTCCCGGAGCGATGGCTAA
- a CDS encoding MMPL family transporter, with translation MSTEPTLTRTQRLLSAWVLLVQRHAVAVLVSTVLLTLGTLYYSAANFKMNADIHAMMSDKLSYRGLYKKFSKAFPQQSDTVVVVIDGITSEQAEAARKAIAEQLRKDQALFSDVYEPGAGGFFQQNGLLYLNTEELERLGDRLSAAQPFLALLSKDLSIRGLFQVAEKALEQGDLGEAQDRTLALLLDGMNNAFASAVHGTVYPMSWEGLVFGAEQTARQRRQFLILKPRVADASLSAGSVHIETVRRVAGQFGYNQTGTARVRITGDFALAYENLLEVRNSTGIATVASLLLVALVLSVGLYFSWRLIFCSLVTLITGLIWSTAFALATVGSLNMISVTFAVLFIGLGIDYSIQFCLRYRELLLQSGHQQNSIISTATSVGRSLFFSAATTALGFYSFVPTAYAGVAELGFISGSSMFISFFGNITLLPALLTVLPVKECRQWEPSWPWLVDLPYKYPRGIVAVGALGALASLLAVPRVFFDYNTLNLHDQSSESVATMKELFNDPKGQPWTISVLADSEDKALRLAEQLKRLPEVRTAVTIHDFIPDNQQDKILLISDIALFMSPELERPHVTDPTYEQNIQALARLERSLESHLNGLGHSTRESAQKLYDSIKRFRALLEDSRRGLSALALLDESLTPGLSMLLERLGSSLQPSLIEGPSSLPRELRSQYVSGDDRFRVQVFPRDNITNLASLEGFVRAVRSVAPTATDTPVAVYEAGMAIAASFREASLYAVIIICSFVLVGLRSRSKTLLILTPMALAFLLTAAASVWLAVPLNFANVIVVPLILGIGVHSGVIFIVRDWKDPKREDNLLKSSMARATLFSNLATMISTASLAFSPHQGIASIGILLSICLAFLILSTLLFLPSLIVLLKVRVG, from the coding sequence ATGTCCACCGAGCCTACCCTTACTCGCACACAGCGCCTGCTGAGCGCATGGGTTCTCCTCGTTCAGCGGCATGCCGTCGCCGTTCTCGTGAGCACGGTCCTGCTGACGCTTGGGACTCTCTATTACTCCGCCGCCAATTTCAAGATGAACGCCGACATCCATGCCATGATGTCCGACAAGCTGTCCTACCGCGGATTGTACAAGAAGTTCTCCAAGGCCTTTCCACAACAGAGCGACACCGTCGTCGTTGTCATCGATGGCATCACCTCGGAACAGGCAGAGGCAGCACGGAAAGCTATCGCCGAGCAACTGAGAAAAGACCAGGCGCTTTTTTCCGACGTCTATGAACCAGGGGCCGGGGGGTTCTTTCAACAGAACGGCCTCCTGTACCTGAACACCGAAGAACTGGAGAGACTCGGAGACCGACTCTCGGCAGCCCAACCTTTTCTGGCGCTTCTCTCCAAGGACCTCAGCATCCGCGGGCTTTTCCAGGTCGCTGAAAAGGCCTTGGAGCAAGGAGATCTCGGTGAGGCCCAAGACCGTACTCTTGCCCTACTACTCGATGGGATGAACAACGCCTTCGCCAGCGCGGTTCACGGAACAGTCTACCCGATGTCGTGGGAGGGCCTGGTGTTCGGCGCAGAGCAGACCGCGAGGCAACGCCGCCAGTTCCTCATACTGAAGCCACGAGTCGCGGATGCATCCCTGTCTGCGGGAAGCGTCCACATCGAGACCGTTCGCCGGGTTGCCGGGCAGTTCGGCTACAATCAGACCGGAACCGCGCGAGTGCGGATCACGGGAGATTTTGCACTTGCTTACGAGAACCTCCTGGAAGTCCGCAATAGCACAGGAATTGCCACTGTCGCGTCGCTCCTTCTTGTGGCGCTGGTCCTTTCTGTGGGCCTCTACTTCTCATGGCGCCTCATCTTTTGCAGTCTTGTCACATTGATCACGGGGCTCATCTGGTCCACGGCATTCGCCCTTGCCACCGTGGGCAGTCTCAACATGATCTCCGTCACCTTCGCCGTCCTTTTCATCGGACTGGGCATCGACTACAGCATACAGTTCTGTCTCAGATATCGGGAACTGCTTCTGCAAAGCGGCCATCAGCAGAATAGCATCATTTCGACAGCCACCAGTGTCGGCAGAAGTCTCTTCTTCAGCGCTGCCACCACGGCACTCGGCTTCTACTCCTTCGTTCCCACTGCCTATGCAGGAGTGGCTGAACTGGGCTTCATCTCAGGGTCGAGTATGTTTATCAGCTTCTTCGGAAACATAACCCTTTTGCCCGCTTTGCTGACCGTCCTCCCCGTGAAGGAGTGTCGGCAGTGGGAGCCCTCCTGGCCGTGGCTCGTCGACCTGCCGTACAAGTACCCGCGCGGCATCGTCGCCGTCGGTGCATTGGGGGCGTTGGCCTCTCTCTTGGCCGTTCCACGAGTCTTCTTCGACTACAACACCCTCAACCTCCACGACCAGTCATCAGAGTCTGTGGCAACTATGAAGGAACTCTTCAATGACCCTAAAGGTCAGCCATGGACCATTTCGGTGCTTGCGGACAGTGAGGACAAAGCCCTTCGTCTCGCCGAGCAGCTGAAGCGCCTTCCAGAAGTCAGAACGGCCGTCACGATACATGATTTCATCCCGGACAATCAGCAGGACAAGATCCTTCTTATTTCCGATATCGCTCTTTTCATGTCACCCGAGCTCGAGCGGCCTCATGTCACGGACCCCACCTATGAGCAGAACATTCAAGCGCTTGCACGCCTAGAGCGGTCTCTCGAGAGCCATCTCAACGGACTAGGGCATTCCACCAGAGAGTCGGCCCAGAAGCTTTACGATAGCATCAAAAGATTTAGGGCCCTTCTTGAAGACAGCCGGCGCGGCTTGTCCGCCCTTGCCCTGCTCGACGAGAGTTTGACGCCCGGGCTTTCCATGCTCCTCGAAAGACTTGGGTCATCGCTGCAGCCAAGCCTGATAGAGGGACCATCCTCCCTTCCTCGAGAATTGCGGAGCCAGTACGTATCCGGGGACGACCGCTTCCGAGTTCAGGTGTTCCCGCGGGACAACATCACAAATTTGGCAAGTCTGGAAGGATTTGTCCGTGCGGTCCGGTCGGTGGCGCCGACCGCGACCGATACACCTGTGGCGGTGTACGAAGCAGGCATGGCCATAGCAGCCTCTTTCAGGGAGGCCTCGCTTTACGCGGTGATCATCATCTGCAGCTTTGTGCTCGTCGGTCTCAGAAGCAGGTCCAAGACCCTTCTGATACTCACCCCCATGGCGCTCGCCTTCCTTCTCACGGCCGCCGCATCGGTGTGGCTCGCAGTCCCGCTCAATTTCGCCAACGTCATCGTTGTGCCTCTCATTCTCGGGATCGGGGTCCACAGCGGCGTCATATTCATCGTCCGCGACTGGAAAGACCCAAAGCGGGAGGACAACCTTCTGAAGTCCAGTATGGCCCGCGCCACACTGTTCAGCAATTTGGCCACGATGATCAGTACTGCAAGCCTCGCCTTCTCTCCACACCAGGGGATTGCGAGCATCGGTATACTCTTGAGCATCTGTCTTGCGTTTCTCATTCTTTCGACGCTGCTGTTCCTCCCGTCATTGATCGTGCTTCTCAAAGTCCGGGTTGGGTAA
- a CDS encoding sulfotransferase → MGRSFLVHAINALSGTVGQATWASLEEEELIKAASRRAGHDDFGDASFREPLRRLLSSFQTEAHLHPLGRLAARRELTMLLVNRLRLQENRRRHPGIVEQQIRRPIIITGLPRTGTTFLHGLLALDPANRVPRTWETLYPSPPPEAETYHVDPRIALVDRQLRWFHRMVQDVNRVHPIGARLPEECLVLLGHSFMSYLFVASHRLPSYLDWLESQDLRPSYETHRRFLQHLQWRCPGERWVLKTPAHMFDFEAMFETYPDACVVMTHRNPIEVIASNASLTATLKSAFSDEVDPVEVGRECTRRWSEGLRRALRSRDRGCVPSDRFLDLYYTDLVADPVAAVERVYRHFDLPLPDGLRDKVRESVNRNPKNRFGTHRYNLHDFGLDLQEEEKRYAAYRERFRL, encoded by the coding sequence GTGGGACGCTCCTTCCTCGTCCACGCCATCAACGCGCTGAGCGGCACTGTCGGTCAGGCAACATGGGCAAGCCTTGAGGAAGAGGAACTCATAAAGGCGGCAAGCCGCCGGGCCGGCCATGACGACTTTGGTGACGCATCCTTTCGAGAACCCCTCCGTCGCCTCCTTTCGTCCTTTCAGACGGAAGCACATCTTCACCCTCTGGGGCGACTGGCCGCTCGTCGCGAACTGACCATGCTCCTGGTCAACCGCTTGCGGCTGCAGGAAAATCGCAGGCGTCATCCTGGTATCGTCGAGCAGCAAATTCGACGACCGATCATCATCACGGGCCTGCCCCGCACCGGGACGACGTTTCTCCATGGCCTGCTTGCCCTTGACCCAGCCAACCGGGTTCCACGCACCTGGGAAACCCTGTATCCCAGCCCGCCGCCAGAGGCGGAGACGTACCATGTTGACCCGCGCATTGCTCTGGTTGATCGTCAGCTCCGCTGGTTCCATCGAATGGTTCAGGACGTCAACCGTGTACATCCCATCGGTGCAAGGCTTCCCGAGGAGTGTCTCGTGCTCCTTGGCCATTCGTTCATGAGCTACCTGTTCGTGGCGAGCCACCGCCTGCCGTCCTATCTTGACTGGCTTGAATCTCAGGACCTCCGCCCCTCATACGAGACGCACCGTAGATTCTTGCAGCACTTGCAGTGGCGTTGTCCGGGTGAGCGGTGGGTGTTGAAGACGCCGGCTCACATGTTCGATTTCGAGGCGATGTTCGAGACCTACCCTGATGCCTGTGTCGTGATGACACACCGCAACCCCATAGAGGTGATCGCCTCCAATGCCAGTCTGACGGCAACTCTCAAATCTGCCTTCAGCGACGAGGTTGATCCTGTTGAAGTAGGACGAGAGTGTACTCGAAGGTGGTCTGAAGGTCTCCGCAGGGCTCTGCGTTCGCGCGACCGCGGCTGCGTTCCCTCAGACCGCTTCCTCGATCTCTACTACACCGACCTAGTCGCTGACCCGGTGGCAGCTGTGGAACGAGTCTATAGACATTTTGACCTGCCCTTGCCCGACGGACTTCGGGACAAGGTTCGGGAATCTGTCAACAGGAACCCGAAGAATCGTTTCGGGACACACCGGTATAACCTCCATGACTTTGGTTTGGATCTTCAGGAGGAGGAGAAGAGGTATGCCGCCTACCGGGAACGTTTTCGCTTGTGA
- a CDS encoding sigma 54-interacting transcriptional regulator yields the protein MEERYRTLLEVAEAISVHRDLKELFRDLAQRLPRVVSFEYIGLILHDPLRNVMRSHILETNQPEPVQDGLELPVEESASAWVLKHQQHLVMPCLEEETRFPKVVAFLQGLNVQSGCFLPLTTAVRRLGAIGFGSMAPHAFGDSELEFLNQVAKLVAVAVDDVLNYQEAQTSQQQLAQERDRLRLLLEVTKSIASHRDLGELFHDLAQRLPQVVPFDFINAVLHESARDIMRLWLLVTSIPSSISPGIEIPVDESPGGLVWKTQQPLTVDDIAQEHRFPKLMAMFRENGVQSFCVIPLTTAQRRLGAMGFGSLQKKAYQEPEITFMQQVANQVAVAVDNVLHEESALSSQQQLEHERDRQRLLLEVNNAVVAHLDLDALFVAVSTCLRKVIQHDGSSLLLCDEETGEWRIHVLDFQKNESFVEEGTIEESPESPSCLAINTGKAALFREPDLKEMATSSPCAQDLLDRGVKSFCSLPLLAHKRTLGALNVGRRRDDGFTSEDVELLSQVAQQVSIAVENALAYKQIAQLKDKLTEEKLYLEEEIQTDYNFEEIVGESRALKQVLRQVQTVAPTDSTVLILGETGCGKELVARALHNLSTRRERTFVKLNCAAIPTGLLESELFGHEKGAFTGAIATKVGRFELADRGTLFLDEVGEIPLELQVKLLRVLQEQEFERLGGTRTIRTNVRVVAATNRDLAQMVEEQKFRSDLYYRLKVFPVTVPPLRERRDDIPLLVRHFAQKFAQRMKKRVETIPTEAMKALQNYSWPGNVRELENFVERAVILTHGPDLYVSLAELKPTPSHLENSVAITLEQAEREHILRSLREANWVIGGSAGAATKLGMKRTTLQSRMQKLGIARPR from the coding sequence ATGGAAGAACGCTATCGCACCTTGCTTGAGGTGGCGGAAGCGATTTCCGTGCATCGCGACCTTAAGGAACTCTTTCGCGACCTGGCTCAGCGACTACCTCGTGTGGTGTCATTCGAATATATTGGACTCATTCTGCATGACCCGTTGCGTAATGTGATGAGAAGTCACATTCTCGAAACGAACCAGCCCGAGCCGGTCCAGGATGGCCTTGAGCTGCCGGTGGAAGAATCCGCCTCAGCCTGGGTACTCAAACACCAGCAGCATCTGGTGATGCCATGTCTAGAGGAAGAAACCCGTTTCCCCAAAGTCGTCGCGTTCCTGCAAGGGCTGAACGTACAATCCGGTTGTTTTCTGCCGCTGACGACGGCGGTGCGCAGATTAGGAGCGATCGGATTCGGAAGTATGGCCCCGCACGCCTTCGGGGACTCAGAACTTGAATTCTTGAACCAGGTGGCCAAACTGGTCGCGGTTGCAGTTGACGATGTCTTGAACTATCAAGAAGCGCAGACGTCTCAGCAGCAACTGGCCCAGGAACGAGACCGGTTGCGGCTTCTCCTGGAGGTGACGAAATCCATTGCGTCACATCGCGACCTCGGAGAACTGTTCCACGATCTCGCCCAGCGGCTCCCCCAGGTCGTTCCATTCGATTTTATCAACGCTGTCTTGCACGAATCCGCGCGCGATATCATGCGCCTCTGGCTTCTGGTGACCTCGATACCGAGCTCGATCAGCCCCGGGATCGAAATTCCTGTCGATGAATCTCCCGGCGGATTGGTGTGGAAAACCCAACAGCCGTTAACAGTGGACGACATCGCGCAAGAGCACCGTTTCCCGAAGTTGATGGCAATGTTCCGAGAGAACGGCGTCCAGTCCTTTTGTGTGATACCACTCACGACGGCACAGCGGCGTCTAGGCGCCATGGGATTTGGAAGCTTGCAGAAGAAAGCCTACCAAGAACCCGAGATCACCTTTATGCAGCAGGTGGCAAACCAGGTAGCTGTCGCCGTAGACAATGTGCTGCACGAGGAAAGTGCCCTGTCCTCGCAGCAACAATTGGAGCATGAACGCGACCGGCAACGCCTGCTGTTGGAAGTGAACAATGCCGTGGTCGCGCATCTGGACCTCGACGCCCTCTTCGTGGCCGTCAGTACCTGCTTGAGAAAAGTGATTCAGCACGACGGGTCCAGCCTGCTGCTTTGCGACGAGGAGACCGGCGAATGGCGTATTCATGTATTGGATTTTCAGAAGAATGAAAGTTTCGTCGAGGAAGGAACCATCGAGGAGAGTCCGGAATCCCCGTCCTGCCTCGCGATTAACACGGGCAAAGCCGCGTTGTTTAGAGAACCGGACCTGAAAGAAATGGCGACCTCTTCACCTTGCGCGCAAGACCTGCTCGATCGCGGAGTGAAATCGTTCTGCTCCCTGCCGCTCCTTGCGCACAAACGCACGCTCGGCGCATTGAACGTGGGGCGACGAAGGGATGACGGCTTTACATCGGAGGACGTCGAATTGCTGAGCCAAGTCGCGCAGCAAGTTTCCATCGCGGTCGAAAACGCCTTGGCTTATAAACAAATCGCCCAGTTGAAGGACAAGTTGACGGAAGAAAAACTGTACCTTGAAGAAGAAATTCAGACGGACTACAACTTTGAGGAAATTGTCGGCGAGAGCCGTGCCCTCAAGCAGGTTCTCAGGCAAGTCCAAACGGTCGCTCCCACGGATTCCACGGTCTTGATTCTGGGTGAAACAGGCTGCGGGAAAGAGCTCGTTGCCCGCGCGCTCCACAATCTGAGCACCAGGCGGGAACGCACGTTCGTGAAACTGAATTGCGCCGCGATCCCGACGGGCCTGCTCGAAAGCGAATTGTTCGGACATGAAAAAGGGGCCTTTACCGGTGCGATTGCGACCAAGGTCGGCCGGTTTGAATTGGCTGACCGGGGAACGCTTTTTCTCGACGAGGTGGGAGAAATTCCCCTGGAACTCCAGGTCAAGCTCCTTCGGGTACTCCAGGAGCAGGAATTCGAACGGCTGGGTGGCACTCGCACGATTCGCACGAATGTGCGGGTCGTCGCAGCCACGAATCGCGACCTCGCCCAAATGGTAGAAGAACAGAAGTTTCGCAGCGATCTCTACTACCGACTCAAAGTCTTCCCGGTCACCGTCCCGCCGCTTCGGGAGCGTCGGGATGACATTCCGTTGTTGGTCCGACACTTCGCGCAGAAATTCGCCCAACGGATGAAGAAACGCGTCGAGACGATTCCAACCGAGGCCATGAAGGCGCTACAGAATTATTCCTGGCCGGGTAACGTACGTGAGCTGGAAAACTTTGTCGAGCGCGCCGTCATCCTGACGCATGGGCCGGATCTCTACGTGTCGCTGGCCGAATTGAAACCGACACCGAGCCACCTGGAGAATTCCGTGGCGATCACTCTCGAACAGGCCGAGCGCGAGCATATTCTGAGATCCCTGCGCGAGGCCAACTGGGTCATCGGCGGTTCTGCAGGCGCAGCCACCAAGCTCGGCATGAAACGGACCACGCTCCAATCCAGGATGCAGAAGCTCGGGATTGCCCGCCCTCGCTGA
- a CDS encoding VOC family protein, with the protein MHIQPYLFFNGRAEEALHFYTQAVGTEVTTLMRFKDSPEGSSTNMTPKSWNDKVMHANVRIGDTQVMASDGCSQEPLGFHGFSLSLSVRTVAEAEKCFRALADGGKVDMRLSETFWSPRFGMLTDRFGVAWMIGVFDDKTKTT; encoded by the coding sequence ATGCACATTCAACCTTATCTGTTTTTCAACGGACGGGCGGAGGAGGCGCTCCATTTCTATACCCAGGCGGTCGGCACCGAAGTCACCACGCTGATGCGCTTCAAGGATAGTCCTGAAGGCTCCTCCACCAACATGACTCCGAAAAGCTGGAACGACAAAGTGATGCATGCCAATGTTCGCATCGGTGATACGCAGGTGATGGCTTCGGATGGTTGTAGCCAGGAGCCGTTGGGCTTTCACGGGTTTTCGCTCTCTCTATCCGTCCGCACGGTCGCGGAGGCTGAGAAATGCTTCAGGGCTTTGGCCGACGGAGGCAAGGTGGATATGCGGCTCAGCGAAACATTCTGGTCCCCTCGATTCGGTATGCTCACGGATCGTTTTGGCGTAGCCTGGATGATCGGCGTATTCGACGACAAGACAAAGACTACATAA